Proteins encoded by one window of Cannabis sativa cultivar Pink pepper isolate KNU-18-1 chromosome 4, ASM2916894v1, whole genome shotgun sequence:
- the LOC115714134 gene encoding galactinol synthase 1 → MGSEVGVEVINNGKLVSAHHVNNNDNNKRAYVTFLAGNGDYVKGVVGLAKGLRKVKSAYPLVVAILPDVPEEHRHILKSQGCIVREIEPIYPPENQIQFAMAYYVINYSKLRIWNFEEYRKMMYLDADIQVFENIDHLFDMEDGYFYATMDCFCEKTWSHSLQFKVGYCQQCPDRVKWPAEMGSPPPLYFNAGMFVFEPSHVTYQNLLHTLKITPPTPFAEQDFLNMFFEKVFKPIPLEYNLVLAMLWRHPENVDFSQVKVAHYCAAGSKPWRFTGKEANMDREDINILVAKWWEIYNDESLDYKKPENAHSTTDENTNFSRTSSIMASMPEPRMAYIPAPSAA, encoded by the exons ATGGGTTCAGAAGTTGGTGTGGAGGTGATCAATAATGGTAAGCTGGTCTCAGCTCATCACGtgaataataatgataataataaaaggGCTTACGTAACTTTTTTAGCCGGTAATGGTGACTACGTGAAAGGGGTAGTAGGATTGGCCAAAGGCTTGAGAAAAGTGAAGAGTGCTTACCCTCTTGTGGTGGCAATACTGCCTGATGTGCCTGAAGAACACCGTCACATTTTGAAGTCTCAGGGTTGCATAGTCCGTGAGATTGAACCCATCTATCCACCTGAAAATCAGATTCAGTTTGCCATGGCTTATTATGTCATCAACTACTCTAAGCTCCGTATTTGGAAT tttgagGAGTACAGGAAGATGATGTATTTGGATGCTGATATCCAAGTGTTCGAAAACATAGATCATCTATTTGACATGGAAGATGGGTACTTCTACGCTACGATGGATTGCTTCTGTGAGAAAACATGGAGCCACTCACTGCAGTTCAAGGTTGGATATTGCCAACAATGCCCTGATAGGGTCAAATGGCCAGCTGAGATGGGTTCTCCTCCACCATTGTATTTCAACGCTGGCATGTTTGTGTTCGAGCCCAGTCATGTAACCTACCAAAATCTTCTTCACACTCTCAAGATTACTCCACCCACTCCTTTTGCAGAACAA GATTTCTTGAACATGTTCTTTGAAAAAGTGTTCAAACCAATACCCCTTGAATACAACCTTGTTCTGGCCATGTTATGGCGTCACCCAGAGAACGTCGATTTCAGCCAAGTAAAGGTGGCGCACTATTGTGCTGCT GGATCGAAACCATGGCGTTTCACTGGTAAGGAAGCTAATATGGACAGAGAAGACATCAATATCTTGGTGGCCAAATGGTGGGAAATATACAACGACGAGTCACTCGACTATAAGAAGCCTGAAAACGCACACTCAACGACTGATGAAAATACTAATTTCTCAAGGACCTCATCGATCATGGCTTCTATGCCAGAGCCAAGGATGGCCTACATCCCTGCACCCTCTGCTGCCTGA
- the LOC115714135 gene encoding ADP-ribosylation factor 2 isoform X2 produces the protein MGLTFTKLFSRLFAKKEMRILMVGLDAAGKTTILYKLKLGEIVTTIPTIGFNVETVEYKNISFTVWDVGGQDKIRPLWRHYFQNTQGLIFVVDSNDRDRVVEARDELHRMLNEDELRDAVLLVFANKQDLPNAMNAAEITDKLGLHSLRQRHWYIQSTCATSGEGLYEGLDWLSNNIANKA, from the exons ATGGGGCTGACATTCACCAAGCTTTTCAGCCGGCTTTTTGCCAAGAAAGAGATGCGAATTCTGATGGTTGGTCTCGATGCAGCTGGTAAGACAACCATCCTCTACAAGCTCAAGCTCGGGGAGATCGTCACCACTATTCCTACAATTG GTTTTAATGTGGAGACTGTGGAATACAAGAACATTAGCTTCACAGTTTGGGATGTGGGGGGTCAAGACAAG ATCCGTCCCTTGTGGAGGCACTACTTCCAAAACACACAGGGTCTCATATTTGTGGTGGACAGCAATGACAGAGATCGTGTTGTTGAAGCAAGGGATGAATTACATAGGATGTTGAATGAG GATGAGCTGCGCGATGCTGTTCTTCTTGTTTTTGCTAACAAACAGGATCTTCCAAACGCAATGAATGCAGCTGAGATCACTGATAAGCTTGGTCTTCATTCTCTCAGGCAGCGCCACTG GTACATCCAGAGCACATGTGCAACCTCAGGAGAAGGATTGTACGAGGGTCTGGATTGGCTCTCCAACAACATTGCCAACAAG GCATAA
- the LOC115714135 gene encoding ADP-ribosylation factor 2 isoform X1, with product MGLTFTKLFSRLFAKKEMRILMVGLDAAGKTTILYKLKLGEIVTTIPTIGFNVETVEYKNISFTVWDVGGQDKIRPLWRHYFQNTQGLIFVVDSNDRDRVVEARDELHRMLNEDELRDAVLLVFANKQDLPNAMNAAEITDKLGLHSLRQRHWYIQSTCATSGEGLYEGLDWLSNNIANKVSL from the exons ATGGGGCTGACATTCACCAAGCTTTTCAGCCGGCTTTTTGCCAAGAAAGAGATGCGAATTCTGATGGTTGGTCTCGATGCAGCTGGTAAGACAACCATCCTCTACAAGCTCAAGCTCGGGGAGATCGTCACCACTATTCCTACAATTG GTTTTAATGTGGAGACTGTGGAATACAAGAACATTAGCTTCACAGTTTGGGATGTGGGGGGTCAAGACAAG ATCCGTCCCTTGTGGAGGCACTACTTCCAAAACACACAGGGTCTCATATTTGTGGTGGACAGCAATGACAGAGATCGTGTTGTTGAAGCAAGGGATGAATTACATAGGATGTTGAATGAG GATGAGCTGCGCGATGCTGTTCTTCTTGTTTTTGCTAACAAACAGGATCTTCCAAACGCAATGAATGCAGCTGAGATCACTGATAAGCTTGGTCTTCATTCTCTCAGGCAGCGCCACTG GTACATCCAGAGCACATGTGCAACCTCAGGAGAAGGATTGTACGAGGGTCTGGATTGGCTCTCCAACAACATTGCCAACAAGGTCAGCCTTTAA